One genomic window of Cydia pomonella isolate Wapato2018A chromosome 6, ilCydPomo1, whole genome shotgun sequence includes the following:
- the LOC133519159 gene encoding mitochondrial import receptor subunit TOM40 homolog — protein MFKSDSQSTTLSDLIRRGFFEAVYAKSNPNSCENSPRRGSVEAAEVKARDCACPPPAPPCSSGNRGKTGAGVSGSRNQPQGDRDPGGLPTGATNPGLLRYIHNAARYRIPQCFEGASLSVKQDTKENWMLGHSMAFSSVSPGGYKLLLSYMDKSKPSKLPYFVMEAAPGGQMSCEVRVGPSDNTRATVVAQIADREIYSFESIFDAYFNNCTASVIAVNRDFIALHYLQAITDKISLGAEFVSRVQATELSSASAAARFMTTEHSASVTLGSRGLDLCYARAIAPHLTVAGMLEVGFAIRRAVATLAYEWRADEWTVRGSADSDGLVGATLQRGLGGKQAKLACEISALLNHPNNKFRLGFGVTAAVV, from the exons atgtttaaaagtgATTCCCAGTCTACAACCTTGTCGGATTTGATCAGGCGAGGTTTCTTCGAAGCTGTTTATGCGAAGAGTAATCCTAATTCCTGTGAGAATTCCCCGAGGCGTGGTTCGGTTGAGGCTGCGGAAGTAAAGGCCAGGGATTGCGCTTGCCCTCCACCAGCGCCACCATGTTCTTCCGGAAACCGAGGGAAAACCGGGGCAGGGGTTTCCGGTTCTCGTAACCAGCCGCAAGGCGACCGCGATCCTGGCGGACTGCCCACGGGCGCCACCAACCCGGGTTTGCTCAGATACATCCACAACGCAGCTCGTTATAGGATACCCCAGTGCTTTGAGGGTGCCTCGCTCTCTGTTAAACAG GATACTAAAGAAAACTGGATGCTCGGTCACTCGATGGCCTTCAGTTCGGTATCGCCGGGTGGTTACAAACTCCTACTATCCTACATGGACAAAAGCAAGCCGTCAAAGCTGCCTTACTTCGTGATGGAAGCGGCACCTGGCGGACAGATGAGCTGCGAGGTTCGGGTGGGCCCCTCCGACAACACTCGGGCAACAGTTGTCGCACAAATTGCTGACCGCGAGATTTACAGCTTTGAAAGTATTTTTGACGCCTACTTTAATAATTGCACGGCTTCTGTTATTGCCGTCAATCGGGACTTCATTGCTCTTCATTATCTTCAG GCGATAACGGATAAAATATCACTGGGGGCGGAGTTCGTATCCCGCGTACAAGCGACGGAGCTGAGCTCAGCATCAGCCGCAGCACGCTTTATGACAACGGAGCATTCAGCTAGCGTTACCCTGGGTAGCCGTGGCTTGGACCTCTGCTACGCTCGTGCCATCGCGCCGCATCTCACCGTCGCAGGGATGCTTGAG GTCGGCTTCGCAATTCGCCGCGCAGTAGCAACCCTGGCATACGAATGGCGCGCGGACGAGTGGACGGTCCGAGGCTCGGCCGACTCGGACGGCCTGGTCGGCGCCACGCTGCAGCGCGGCCTAGGCGGCAAGCAGGCCAAGCTGGCTTGCGAAATATCGGCGCTGCTCAACCACCCTAATAATAAGTTCCGACTCGGTTTCGGAGTGACTGCTGCCGTTGTTTAG